A DNA window from Sporosarcina sp. ANT_H38 contains the following coding sequences:
- a CDS encoding aldehyde dehydrogenase family protein, which translates to MFNHRKQYINGEWVDSTGSDTIEVVNPATEEVIGKISSGTKEDVNRAVQAAKEAFPSFSKMSVDDRVKLLENIAKEYENRKDDLIKIMTEELGAPITKSEEIHYQMGLAHFKQAAEELKNFEFTEERENSYIQKEPIGVSGLITPWNFPTNQISTKLASALAAGSTLVVKPASKTPFASIILAEIFDKVGVPKGVFNLVNGSGSTVGDAISSHPDVDFVSFTGSGAVGSSLMKNAADDFKNVSLELGGKSPLVILKDADVKKAARTALAQIATNTGQVCSAATRVIVPEEMHDDFIEAMKELVTEFPVGDPQDKNTFMGPQVSEDQWETVQSYIKKGEEEGATLVIGGPGRPDGIDKGFFSKITVFTDVQNDMTIAQEEIFGPVMSVITYKDIDEAIEIANDTVYGLAGYVFGNDKEELKKVALNIRAGQITINNSEADMSAPFGGFKQSGIGREWGDYGIEEFLEPKAIMGMPS; encoded by the coding sequence ATGTTTAATCATAGAAAACAATACATCAATGGTGAATGGGTTGACTCTACTGGTTCAGACACAATTGAAGTAGTAAACCCAGCAACAGAAGAAGTGATTGGTAAGATTAGCAGCGGAACGAAAGAAGACGTGAACCGGGCTGTCCAGGCAGCAAAAGAGGCGTTTCCTTCCTTTTCTAAAATGTCAGTGGACGACCGGGTAAAGCTTCTGGAGAATATTGCAAAAGAATATGAAAATCGCAAAGATGATTTAATAAAAATAATGACCGAAGAGCTAGGAGCTCCAATAACAAAATCGGAGGAAATCCATTATCAAATGGGGCTTGCACACTTTAAGCAGGCAGCAGAGGAATTGAAAAATTTCGAGTTTACGGAGGAAAGAGAGAACTCTTATATCCAGAAGGAACCAATTGGTGTATCAGGACTGATCACACCATGGAATTTCCCTACGAATCAGATTTCCACAAAGCTGGCCAGTGCATTGGCAGCCGGTAGCACCTTAGTTGTGAAGCCTGCATCTAAAACACCATTTGCATCTATTATTCTAGCGGAGATTTTTGACAAAGTTGGTGTTCCTAAAGGTGTCTTTAACCTTGTAAATGGTTCAGGTTCAACCGTTGGGGACGCAATCAGCTCTCATCCGGATGTCGATTTTGTATCCTTTACTGGATCGGGTGCAGTTGGAAGCAGTTTAATGAAGAATGCTGCAGATGATTTTAAAAATGTCTCATTGGAACTTGGAGGAAAATCTCCTTTAGTCATTTTAAAAGATGCGGATGTAAAAAAAGCAGCGAGAACTGCTTTAGCTCAAATTGCTACGAATACAGGTCAGGTATGTTCAGCGGCTACACGAGTGATTGTACCGGAAGAAATGCATGATGATTTCATTGAAGCAATGAAGGAATTAGTAACGGAGTTCCCTGTTGGTGATCCACAGGACAAAAATACATTTATGGGTCCACAGGTTTCCGAAGACCAGTGGGAAACCGTTCAATCCTACATCAAGAAGGGTGAGGAAGAAGGAGCCACCCTTGTTATCGGCGGTCCTGGTAGACCAGATGGAATTGATAAAGGATTCTTTTCTAAAATAACAGTTTTCACGGATGTGCAGAACGATATGACTATTGCGCAGGAGGAAATCTTTGGACCTGTCATGTCGGTTATCACGTATAAAGATATTGATGAAGCAATCGAAATTGCCAACGATACCGTTTATGGCCTTGCTGGTTATGTATTCGGAAATGATAAAGAAGAACTGAAGAAAGTGGCTTTAAATATTCGAGCAGGACAAATAACGATCAATAATAGTGAAGCAGATATGTCGGCACCATTTGGCGGCTTTAAGCAATCCGGTATTGGTCGTGAATGGGGAGATTATGGAATCGAAGAATTTCTTGAGCCAAAGGCGATTATGGGAATGCCTTCTTAA
- a CDS encoding ABC transporter ATP-binding protein, whose product METMLTVEGLGKSFKDKKIVSNISFEVKKGEIMALLGPNGAGKSTTIRNIMGILYPDEGTISFWNRSTKDIPRDKIGYLPEERGLYKNVKVMDILLYLADLKDYPLDQAKERALEYLKKFGLEGKDKVSVEELSKGMGQKVQFIASILHEPELLILDEPFSGLDPVSQELFKEEIRSLAEKGTAILLSSHQMNLVEEMADRLFLIHRGRKVIYGTLSDVKKEYANFKCTINGSNSRSLLESLPEVERVEQNGETAVLYLSKHVQPAFWLKNLPVELDIQELSIDRISLHEIFIDIATDKNLLKEVGELHA is encoded by the coding sequence ATGGAAACAATGCTTACCGTAGAAGGATTGGGCAAATCCTTCAAGGACAAGAAGATTGTCTCAAATATTTCCTTCGAAGTGAAAAAAGGTGAGATTATGGCGCTGCTCGGACCGAACGGGGCGGGGAAATCGACGACAATACGCAACATCATGGGTATCTTGTATCCCGATGAAGGCACGATCTCTTTCTGGAACCGCTCTACGAAAGATATCCCACGCGATAAAATTGGCTATCTGCCGGAAGAGCGAGGGCTCTACAAAAACGTCAAGGTCATGGACATCCTGCTGTATCTTGCGGACCTGAAGGATTATCCGCTGGACCAGGCTAAAGAACGCGCGCTCGAGTACTTGAAAAAGTTCGGCCTAGAAGGCAAGGATAAAGTGTCGGTCGAAGAGTTGTCGAAAGGGATGGGTCAGAAAGTCCAGTTTATCGCCTCCATTCTTCATGAACCGGAACTCCTGATCTTGGATGAGCCGTTCTCAGGTCTTGATCCGGTCAGCCAGGAGCTGTTTAAAGAAGAAATCCGTTCACTGGCCGAAAAAGGCACGGCGATTCTATTGTCTTCGCATCAGATGAACCTTGTCGAAGAAATGGCGGACCGGCTGTTCCTGATTCACCGCGGCAGGAAAGTGATCTATGGGACCTTGAGTGATGTCAAAAAGGAATATGCTAATTTCAAATGCACGATTAACGGCAGCAACAGCCGCAGCCTGCTTGAAAGCCTGCCAGAAGTCGAGCGGGTCGAACAGAACGGAGAAACGGCTGTACTTTATCTCTCAAAACATGTGCAGCCCGCTTTCTGGCTGAAAAATCTTCCAGTAGAACTCGACATCCAGGAACTATCAATCGACCGGATTTCGCTCCATGAAATCTTCATTGATATCGCCACGGATAAGAATCTTTTGAAGGAAGTGGGTGAGTTGCATGCGTAA
- a CDS encoding GntR family transcriptional regulator, whose amino-acid sequence MLPIRLSKDSREPIYHQIEKQLKALIAGGHLPAGTPLPSIRVLSKDLEISVITIRRAYQDLESQGFIETVHGKGTFVAEIQNSMKQETMTASVQAEFERAIRNAMDYDYTVDEIKTVFEETLEKLRKGE is encoded by the coding sequence TTGCTGCCGATACGCTTATCCAAAGATTCTCGTGAACCGATTTATCATCAGATTGAAAAGCAGCTGAAGGCACTGATTGCGGGAGGCCATTTGCCTGCAGGGACGCCGCTTCCATCAATTAGGGTGCTGTCGAAAGACCTGGAGATTAGCGTCATCACGATACGTCGCGCCTATCAGGACCTGGAGTCACAGGGCTTTATCGAAACAGTCCATGGCAAAGGGACTTTTGTCGCGGAGATACAGAACTCCATGAAACAGGAAACGATGACGGCTTCCGTCCAAGCGGAATTCGAACGGGCCATCCGCAACGCGATGGATTACGACTATACTGTCGATGAAATCAAAACGGTTTTTGAAGAGACTTTAGAAAAACTCAGGAAAGGGGAATGA
- a CDS encoding ABC transporter permease has product MRNTMKVAKWEIKRNMKSKSFIIGLFLTPIIFLAFFLLPELFSSDDEAATTTVYVNDQLGVYGQLEAAAANPEWQMEQTDTTEQEATAALEGEEDAAYIFIDEQAVETGKVAVYTHEDTSSAFMDEVQILGGPLQMVQIKQLGLTPEEAAVIAQGVVFEDASEETEEDGLFSENMLERVIPGTFAAVVMLSIVFTGMAIFQSASQEKKDKIAEIILSSLTPAELMQGKIIGYFVLGIIQVVVYIVIALPMLIWKIDFPVIEYLLVPELLVLLFIAILGYLLYAALFVGIGATMADISTAGNFQGMVMMLPFSPFLFIAPVFSDPSGFWAQLGSYIPFTSPGVLILRLSLLEEWPWVEIIIAIGILVASVWVFMKLAGKIFKIGILMYGKNATPGEIWKWIRA; this is encoded by the coding sequence ATGCGTAATACGATGAAAGTCGCCAAATGGGAAATTAAACGCAATATGAAAAGCAAGTCGTTCATCATCGGCCTATTCCTGACACCGATCATCTTCCTAGCATTTTTCCTGCTGCCGGAACTGTTCAGTTCGGATGATGAAGCAGCGACAACGACAGTCTATGTCAACGACCAGCTCGGGGTCTACGGACAATTGGAAGCAGCGGCAGCAAATCCCGAATGGCAGATGGAACAGACAGACACCACAGAACAGGAAGCCACTGCGGCGCTTGAAGGGGAAGAAGACGCTGCGTATATTTTCATCGACGAACAGGCTGTTGAAACTGGCAAAGTCGCAGTTTACACGCATGAAGACACAAGTTCGGCCTTCATGGATGAAGTCCAGATCCTCGGAGGTCCGCTGCAGATGGTGCAAATCAAACAGCTCGGCCTGACACCGGAAGAAGCGGCAGTTATCGCGCAGGGAGTCGTCTTTGAAGATGCTTCTGAAGAAACGGAAGAAGACGGCCTGTTCAGTGAAAATATGCTGGAACGTGTGATTCCAGGAACATTTGCCGCAGTCGTCATGCTGTCAATCGTCTTCACCGGAATGGCGATCTTCCAAAGCGCGTCCCAGGAGAAGAAAGACAAGATTGCAGAGATTATTCTGTCGTCTTTAACGCCTGCAGAACTGATGCAAGGCAAGATCATCGGTTATTTTGTCCTTGGTATCATCCAGGTCGTTGTCTATATTGTCATCGCGCTGCCGATGCTCATCTGGAAAATCGATTTTCCTGTCATAGAGTATCTGCTAGTGCCCGAACTTCTAGTGCTATTATTCATTGCTATCCTCGGATACCTGCTCTATGCGGCACTGTTCGTCGGAATCGGTGCGACAATGGCCGATATCTCGACAGCGGGGAATTTCCAAGGCATGGTGATGATGTTGCCTTTCAGTCCATTCCTATTCATTGCGCCAGTGTTCAGCGATCCAAGCGGATTCTGGGCGCAGCTTGGAAGCTATATCCCGTTTACATCACCTGGCGTTCTCATTCTACGACTGTCACTTCTTGAAGAATGGCCGTGGGTGGAAATCATTATCGCCATCGGAATTCTTGTTGCCAGCGTCTGGGTCTTCATGAAACTTGCCGGCAAAATCTTCAAGATTGGCATCCTGATGTATGGTAAGAACGCCACACCGGGCGAAATCTGGAAATGGATTCGGGCGTAA
- a CDS encoding GNAT family N-acetyltransferase → MESLVKSQLNDLDEIVNIDREVIGSESRRKYIKKAIEEERCIAIKNEFSFIGFLIFDIHFFDCSFVSLIIVKPTERRKGYATSLLEYFISISPTKKIFSSTNQSNKRMQEVFRANGFIQSGFVENLDEGDPEIIYFKLV, encoded by the coding sequence ATGGAATCTTTGGTCAAATCTCAGTTAAACGATTTAGATGAAATAGTGAATATTGATAGAGAAGTAATAGGTAGTGAAAGCAGACGAAAATACATAAAAAAAGCTATTGAGGAAGAAAGATGTATAGCTATTAAAAACGAGTTCTCATTTATAGGATTTTTAATTTTTGATATTCATTTTTTTGATTGTAGCTTTGTATCCCTGATAATAGTTAAACCAACTGAAAGACGAAAAGGATATGCAACATCCCTTTTGGAGTATTTTATAAGCATATCGCCTACTAAGAAAATATTCTCTTCAACCAATCAATCAAATAAAAGAATGCAAGAAGTATTTAGAGCAAATGGATTTATACAAAGTGGATTTGTTGAAAATTTAGACGAAGGTGATCCAGAGATAATTTACTTTAAATTAGTTTAA
- a CDS encoding MFS transporter: MNEWKQAYRLATFEIKASIKSFLLILIFYIAMSLIFMLSFDVYLEGEFKFFDFMFMLIFFMFPTWMKGKEFQMQKMDGDLWTAPSIIMLQQLPISKNIIVKSRFIIHAFCSFPFQLVLFIAMPLMSENFRDMMTPIAYIAFLLIWLGLSISVGFIMAASEAGGNFNTSAIVKSFIFLVIGAVALYLMFPLLSENGFIHWTMSLATEWTLLSVIVAIVLSIAGCKYWQADMRKTMKKTEYL, translated from the coding sequence ATGAATGAATGGAAACAAGCATACAGGCTCGCAACTTTTGAAATAAAGGCTTCAATAAAAAGCTTTCTACTGATTCTGATTTTCTATATCGCGATGAGCCTGATTTTCATGCTGTCGTTCGATGTTTACCTGGAAGGCGAATTCAAATTCTTTGATTTTATGTTCATGCTGATTTTCTTCATGTTCCCGACCTGGATGAAAGGTAAGGAATTCCAAATGCAGAAGATGGATGGGGATTTATGGACAGCGCCCTCAATCATCATGCTGCAGCAACTGCCGATCTCAAAAAACATCATCGTCAAAAGCCGCTTCATCATTCATGCATTCTGTTCATTTCCGTTCCAGTTGGTTCTGTTCATCGCGATGCCACTGATGTCGGAGAATTTCCGGGACATGATGACGCCTATCGCTTACATCGCATTCCTGCTGATTTGGCTGGGTTTATCGATTTCAGTCGGCTTTATCATGGCGGCGAGCGAAGCGGGAGGAAATTTCAATACGAGTGCCATCGTAAAATCGTTTATTTTCTTGGTGATTGGCGCCGTTGCACTTTATCTCATGTTCCCGCTTTTATCAGAGAACGGCTTTATCCACTGGACGATGTCGCTTGCAACTGAATGGACACTGCTGTCAGTCATCGTGGCTATTGTTTTGAGCATTGCGGGCTGTAAATACTGGCAAGCGGATATGAGAAAAACCATGAAGAAAACGGAATATCTGTGA
- a CDS encoding ABC transporter ATP-binding protein yields MQPWIELIDAHKKIDDFQLGPVSLAIEPGTITALVGNNGSGKSTLLKLIMNLANLDGGEIRVFGKSVDGKDESWKRHVTFQSQKTVGWNAYTGEDLKRLIAPLYTKWDEKLFERMIQLLDIPLDKRFGKLSPGLQQKLSLSLALPRNTDILILDEPTVSLDIPSKKQFMDLLVEWMEREDRAVILTTHQPEDLQKLADYLFLMKDGQGVGRYEKDILAAGFRRYWLKEMPAVPVPGELSRSGNELISDNPDSTEQYFTQHENSVIDVKALELEEIISLLLK; encoded by the coding sequence ATGCAGCCATGGATTGAACTAATAGACGCACATAAAAAGATTGATGATTTTCAGCTCGGACCTGTCAGCCTAGCGATTGAGCCGGGGACCATTACGGCGCTGGTCGGCAATAACGGCTCTGGCAAAAGTACCTTGCTGAAGCTGATCATGAATCTGGCGAATCTGGACGGAGGAGAGATCAGGGTCTTCGGCAAATCTGTCGACGGGAAAGACGAAAGTTGGAAAAGGCATGTCACGTTCCAATCGCAAAAAACTGTCGGCTGGAACGCCTATACAGGAGAGGACCTGAAAAGGCTGATTGCCCCTTTATATACGAAATGGGATGAGAAACTTTTCGAACGCATGATCCAACTGCTCGACATCCCGCTCGATAAGCGATTCGGCAAATTATCGCCAGGTCTCCAACAGAAGCTCAGCCTGTCGCTCGCATTGCCGCGGAATACTGATATCCTGATTCTCGATGAACCGACCGTGTCACTCGACATCCCATCAAAAAAACAATTCATGGATTTGCTTGTCGAATGGATGGAAAGGGAAGACCGTGCTGTCATCCTGACAACTCATCAGCCGGAGGATCTCCAAAAACTGGCAGATTACTTGTTCCTGATGAAGGACGGCCAGGGGGTCGGCCGGTATGAGAAAGATATACTCGCTGCGGGATTCCGCCGCTACTGGCTCAAGGAAATGCCGGCGGTGCCAGTACCGGGTGAACTTTCCCGTTCCGGAAACGAACTGATATCAGATAATCCTGACTCAACGGAGCAGTATTTCACGCAACACGAAAATAGTGTCATTGACGTCAAAGCCTTGGAACTGGAAGAAATCATCAGCCTTCTGCTGAAGTAG